The genomic segment CAACAACGGCCAGTACACCGCCGACGGCACCCAATCGCAGGTGATCGACAAGTTCCTGACGGGCGGCTTCGCCCTCGACCTGCCCACTAACGTGCCCTACGGCACCTACCGCGTGATCGTCTTCCGCGACGCCAACGGCGACAACCGCTTCAACACCGGGGACACCGTGCTCAGCCGTGACAACGGCAAGCTCCTCGTGTACGCCCAGCGCGACAACCAGTTCTTCGGTGGCACCCGCCGCGGCTGGAACCTCTACACCAGCGCGAGCGGCAGCGTCCAAACCACGCTGCTCAACAACTACGATCTCGACGCCGTTACCGCGCAGTAAGACGGAAAGCGAGGAGGGGAGGGCTCACGGGCCTTCCTCTCCTCACCTGTGAATGACTTGCGCTCAGGGCTCAGCTCCAGACCCCCCGGTGAGCCGCCCCTCCAATATCGCCCGCTGCCTCCCCAACTCTGCCTCACCGAGCACGGGGGAGGCGGCCTGGTGTTGCACGTCGCCCAGCGGCACCCAGCTCACGCAGCCCAGCATCTCGGGGGTCTCGGGGAGGCGCAGCGGCGCGGCGAGCGGACGCACCCGCAGCAGCAGCGCGTGGACCCAGGGCCGGTTGCGGTAGAGAAAGCGTCGCTCAATGGCCCCCGCCGTCAGCGCCTGAAGGGGTTCCAGGGCGAGCGCCTGTTCCAGCGACTCCACCCGGTGGACGGCCACCACCTCGGCGAGGGCGGGCAGCACGATGGTGCCCGGCTCGGGGTCGTCTCGTAGCAGGCCCGTGAACTCGGGGCGCAACTCGGCGGGGTTCTGGTGCAGGAAGGTGGGATAGAGGAGGAAGGCGCGGTGCTCGACCTCGAAGCCCTCGTGCGTCTCCATGATGCCGCCCTTGCGGATCAGGAGGGCCGACCGACCGGAGGTGAGCGCCTGACACTGGGTGTCCCATTCCTTGAGGGCGAAGGTGGTCATGGGGAGAGTGTAGGGGTGGGGGGATGCCGAAATGGCGGAACCGGACTTTCCTTGAGAGCGGTCCCGAAGCAACACCTACGCCACGTCTGAATATCGGAATTCGACAGAGACGACACCAACAGGGGTTGAGCGTGGGCTGACGAGTGGTTACCTGGGTGGTCGCCGAGGCAACAGACTGCTCACGTCCGAAGACCAGATCGGCGACGGCTATAAGCGGCGAGTGCAACACCCATCATGAACCAGGCGATGGGCGCGAACCGGATGATCTCGGGCCAGGTCAGGAGATAGGCGGCGTAGGCGAGAAGACCGCCAGAGACGCCTGGCAGCAGGGTCCGGCTCGACCAGATGGCGGCAGCCAGCAGTGCAATGAACATGACGGCGGCAGGGAGGCCATAGGTCAGGGCATAGTCCAGGTACTCGTTGTGGACCTTGCCTATCGACAGGACCACCGACTCACGCTTACCGTCCGCATGGGTCACCACGAAGCGGGGGGCTTCTCTGGGCGTGGAGTTCAGGCGTCGGACCCCGGCCAGATCGTGCTTGCCGAAGTCTGCCAGCACTTCCTTCTCTGAGCGCTCGTTCATGGCCTGCCACAGCGCAGGCGTTCCCCAACCCAAGAGGGGCCGTTGCCGAATTCCGAAGAGGGCAGAACCCCACAGCACGGCTCGACCGCTGCTGTCCGCGATGGCTTGACCACCCCCGGTCGCGTCGTTGGACAGATTGAAGGCCCGTCCCTCCCCCCGCAGGGTGGTGGTGAAGACACACAGCGCGACTCCAAGGAGGACGGCAGACCAAGACCGAAGGGAAGGGCGGGGACGTGCCCAGATCACCAGCCACAGGAGTCCCACGGCGCCCGCCAGCCAAGCCCCACGTGTAAACGAACCCGCCCACGCCCAAGAAATTAGGATAACGGCCAACCAACCCCACCTGTTCCGTGAGGATGCCAAAGAGGCGAGAGCGACGGGCAGCAGCAGGGTGAGCGCGCCTCCCATATACCCGCGGTTGCCGAGCGTTCCGCCAAAGAGCGTGGCTGACACGCCTGTGATCGCGCCGTCGCCCGGCACGCCCATCAGTCCCACCTGTTGCAGCACATTGGTCAGGGCGAGCAGAGAGCCGCCGAACAGGACAGCCTGTTCCAATCGGTGTAGAGCCTCCGCCTCCGAGCGCACCCAGACGAAGCCCCCTAGCAGCAATGCGAGATAGATCAGGTGCATCAGCACGCCGTCGGCGCGTTCAGGAGCCCCCCACCATCCGGGCCAGCCCACGCCGTTGAGGAGCGTGGAAAGTATCAGCCAGCCGACCCAGACCGTCAGAAGGGCGAGCGGACCTCGGGCGTTTTGAAGCGCCTCCCGGTAGCGCCAGAGCACGAGCAGAGTGGAGGGAAGAACAATGGTGTAAATCCAGAGGACTTTCGGGGCGAGGTACACCTCGTCGAAGGACATGGCGAGGACGGGGTTGATCAGAAGGGGAAGCACCCAGAGAGCAAGAAGCAGCAATCCGGGCGCCGTGCTGGTCGAAGCTTTTGACCCCTGGGCGTGTGTCTGAGTCATCCTCGTGCACCTTAGTTTCCGGCAATCACTGTTCTTCCGTTGTGATAAAAAGTCTTCTCGGTCACGCTGTTGACTGTAACTGTATAATCGTCTTTGTCTGGGTTGATCTCGATTACGGTAGTGATGACAGAGCTGGGGCGCGAGAGACGTGCCTCACCTAACTGAGGATCTTCGCAACTGGTCACGTTGGGGAGTTTTTGGGTGACGGAATCACGTGCAGATTCTATGGATGTCACACAGTGGCGCAGGTAGGCGATCGCCGCGCCGTTGTTGGAATGACGGCGGGCAGACAGGAGATTGGGAACAAGGACGCTGGCGAGCAGGCTGAGAATGGCTATCGTGATCAGGAGTTCCACCAGGGTGAAGCCGCGATCTTTTTGGTGTGATCGTCTCAGATTCATAGTCTTGACACCCTATAGAAACAACCCCCACCCGATCAGGTGAGGGTTGGCGCTTCATGCTCAGCCTTAGCTGCCTTCGACGACTTCCTTGCCGTTGTAGCTGAAGATCTTGTTGGTCTTGCTGACAGCCCTGATGGTGTAGCTGTCGGTAGCAGGGGTGTAGGTGATGGCGCAGCTCGTCAAGCCAGCGGGAGCCGCAACGCCCTGGAGCGTGGCGCAGTTCGTCTCGGTCGGCAGCGCCTGAGTCACGGAGTTGCGGTTGGCCTCGACGGCGGTGACGGTGTTGCGGACGAAGCTCTGGACGGCGCTATCGTTGGCGCGGTTACGGGCGCTGAGCAGGTTGGGGATCAGCACCGCCGCCAGGATGCCGATGATGGCGATCACGATGAGCAGCTCGATGAGGGTAAAGCCCTGGGTACGCGTCTGGTTCTTCATTTTCTTCTCCTGGTTGACCGTCGGGATAAGGAATCGGGAGATGGTCCGTCGGGTCGGGGATGGCGTTGCAGGTGCGGGTGTCTCCCGTCCTTGCTGAGAAGAGGTTAGGAAAGGAGTCCTAACAGGCCTCTTACTGCTCCTTGCCTAAGGGCGGGGGCCCCGGCGGGGGGAGGCGGTGCGGCCCGGGCCGGGGTGGTATGATGCGCGGCAGTTCAGCCTGGTCGTGATCAGGCGAATGGGTCGAGCCTCGGCCCCACCAATTCCATTCCCGGCATGTGCCGCGCGTCGCCTTTCATGGGCGCCGTGCCCGGCGTGACGTGCCTGAAAGAGGTCCCCCCTTGGAACTCACGCCGCGCGTTCCCCCGCACAGCAACGACGCCGAGATCAGCGTGCTGGGGAGCATCCTGCTCGACAACGACACCCTCGCGCAACTGGGCGACACGGTGAGCCCCGAGATGTTTTACCGGGAGGGTCACCGCAAGATTTTCGCGGCGATGCGCACATTGCAGGAGCGGGGCGAGCCGGTCGATCTGGTCACCCTCAGCGAGGACCTGCGGGTGCGAGGGCAGCTCGACGAGGTGGGGGGCCTCACCTACCTGATCGGGCTGGCGGATCAGGTGCCGACCGCCGCCTACGCCGAGCACTACGCGCGGATCGTGCAGGAAAAGCACACGCTGCGGCAGCTCATCAGCGCGTCGGGCAAGGCGATGCAGCTCGCCTACGAGGCGCAGCTTCCCTTAGAAGACCTCCTCGACCGGGCCGAGAAACTGATCTTCGAGGTTGCCGAGCAGAAGAAGGCCG from the Deinococcus planocerae genome contains:
- a CDS encoding DUF1802 family protein, which encodes MTTFALKEWDTQCQALTSGRSALLIRKGGIMETHEGFEVEHRAFLLYPTFLHQNPAELRPEFTGLLRDDPEPGTIVLPALAEVVAVHRVESLEQALALEPLQALTAGAIERRFLYRNRPWVHALLLRVRPLAAPLRLPETPEMLGCVSWVPLGDVQHQAASPVLGEAELGRQRAILEGRLTGGSGAEP
- a CDS encoding O-antigen ligase family protein, whose product is MTQTHAQGSKASTSTAPGLLLLALWVLPLLINPVLAMSFDEVYLAPKVLWIYTIVLPSTLLVLWRYREALQNARGPLALLTVWVGWLILSTLLNGVGWPGWWGAPERADGVLMHLIYLALLLGGFVWVRSEAEALHRLEQAVLFGGSLLALTNVLQQVGLMGVPGDGAITGVSATLFGGTLGNRGYMGGALTLLLPVALASLASSRNRWGWLAVILISWAWAGSFTRGAWLAGAVGLLWLVIWARPRPSLRSWSAVLLGVALCVFTTTLRGEGRAFNLSNDATGGGQAIADSSGRAVLWGSALFGIRQRPLLGWGTPALWQAMNERSEKEVLADFGKHDLAGVRRLNSTPREAPRFVVTHADGKRESVVLSIGKVHNEYLDYALTYGLPAAVMFIALLAAAIWSSRTLLPGVSGGLLAYAAYLLTWPEIIRFAPIAWFMMGVALAAYSRRRSGLRT
- a CDS encoding prepilin-type N-terminal cleavage/methylation domain-containing protein, whose product is MNLRRSHQKDRGFTLVELLITIAILSLLASVLVPNLLSARRHSNNGAAIAYLRHCVTSIESARDSVTQKLPNVTSCEDPQLGEARLSRPSSVITTVIEINPDKDDYTVTVNSVTEKTFYHNGRTVIAGN
- a CDS encoding prepilin-type N-terminal cleavage/methylation domain-containing protein; the protein is MKNQTRTQGFTLIELLIVIAIIGILAAVLIPNLLSARNRANDSAVQSFVRNTVTAVEANRNSVTQALPTETNCATLQGVAAPAGLTSCAITYTPATDSYTIRAVSKTNKIFSYNGKEVVEGS